From a single Cloacibacillus sp. genomic region:
- the gltA gene encoding NADPH-dependent glutamate synthase — translation MAVTFSKKKTPIKEQDAQVRKGNFKEVCLGYSLEEGQLEAGRCLQCKTKPCINGCPVKIDIPAFIQCVKDGDMAGAAEVMDKYTNLPAVCGRVCPQESQCEGLCTVGRMPGYEPVSIGKLERLVADWKYAQTDMAAKACEGEKKGKVAVVGSGPSSLTVAGDLAKMGYEVKIFEALHAAGGVLIYGIPEFRLPKSIVKMEIDAMKKLGVDVECNVVVGKTITMQEIMDEYDACYIAVGAGAPHFQGVPGTTLNGVYSASEYLTRINLMHGYQFPKYDTPAKKSKKVVVIGGGNVAMDAARSAKRLGADEVTVVYRRSLQELPARIEEYHHAVEEGIVFNWLTNPTEYVDDGNGQLKGVKVIKMELGEPDASGRRRPVPVEGSEYFIEADCAIEAIGQGSNKVLLSTFPEMKLNKWGYIEADEKTGATSVPGVFAGGDIVTGAATVILAMGAGKDAAVAIDKYITEKKAK, via the coding sequence ATGGCTGTAACATTCTCAAAGAAAAAGACCCCCATCAAAGAACAGGACGCCCAGGTTCGCAAGGGCAACTTCAAAGAGGTCTGCCTCGGCTACTCGCTCGAAGAGGGTCAGCTTGAGGCCGGACGCTGCCTGCAGTGCAAAACAAAGCCCTGCATCAACGGCTGCCCCGTTAAAATAGACATCCCCGCCTTCATCCAGTGCGTCAAAGACGGCGACATGGCTGGCGCGGCGGAGGTCATGGACAAATATACGAACCTTCCCGCCGTCTGCGGCCGCGTATGCCCGCAGGAATCACAGTGCGAAGGCCTCTGCACAGTCGGCAGAATGCCCGGCTATGAACCAGTCTCAATAGGCAAGCTCGAGCGCCTCGTCGCCGACTGGAAATACGCCCAGACAGACATGGCCGCAAAAGCCTGCGAAGGCGAAAAGAAAGGCAAAGTAGCGGTAGTAGGCTCCGGCCCCTCAAGCCTCACCGTTGCGGGCGACCTCGCCAAAATGGGCTACGAAGTAAAAATATTTGAAGCGCTCCACGCAGCCGGCGGAGTCCTTATCTACGGCATCCCTGAGTTCCGTCTGCCCAAGAGCATCGTCAAAATGGAAATAGACGCAATGAAAAAGCTCGGCGTAGACGTCGAATGCAACGTAGTCGTCGGCAAGACGATCACAATGCAGGAGATAATGGACGAATACGACGCGTGCTACATCGCCGTAGGCGCGGGCGCTCCCCACTTCCAGGGCGTCCCCGGCACGACCCTCAACGGCGTCTATTCAGCCTCCGAATACCTTACCCGCATCAACCTCATGCACGGCTACCAGTTCCCCAAATATGACACGCCCGCCAAGAAATCCAAAAAGGTCGTAGTCATCGGCGGCGGCAACGTCGCTATGGACGCCGCGCGTTCCGCAAAACGCCTTGGCGCCGACGAAGTGACGGTAGTCTACCGCCGCTCGCTCCAGGAACTCCCCGCGCGTATCGAAGAGTATCATCACGCCGTCGAAGAAGGCATCGTCTTCAACTGGCTGACGAACCCCACGGAATACGTTGACGACGGAAACGGCCAGCTTAAAGGCGTCAAAGTCATCAAAATGGAACTCGGCGAGCCCGACGCCTCCGGCAGACGCCGCCCCGTCCCCGTCGAAGGCAGCGAATACTTCATCGAAGCCGACTGCGCCATCGAAGCTATCGGTCAGGGCTCCAACAAAGTGCTGCTCTCCACCTTCCCCGAGATGAAGCTCAACAAATGGGGCTACATCGAAGCCGACGAAAAGACCGGCGCGACCTCAGTCCCCGGCGTATTCGCGGGCGGAGACATCGTAACGGGAGCCGCGACCGTCATCCTCGCGATGGGCGCCGGCAAAGACGCTGCGGTAGCCATCGACAAATACATCACAGAGAAAAAAGCGAAGTAA
- a CDS encoding sulfide/dihydroorotate dehydrogenase-like FAD/NAD-binding protein, which yields MFKLVSKQKLAPKEFDIWVEAPRIAAHAKAGQFVVLRVNDEGERIPLTIADHDVEKGLIRLIFQVVGKTTAEMSTLNVGDAIQDISGPLGTPSEIENFGTVLMVGGGVGIAALFPIIKALKQAGNKVITILGGRTSDLVIMKDECAKYSDELIITTDDGSEGMKGVVTEAMKMIVERGEKIDRSWCIGPSIMMKFGTKAAKELGLPIWVSLNPLMVDGTGMCGCCRVTVDGKIFFACVDGPEFDGHKVNWDEFMSRLRQYKDEEKISMDKYESEVGEKTWL from the coding sequence ATGTTCAAACTCGTATCCAAGCAAAAGCTTGCGCCGAAAGAATTCGACATCTGGGTCGAAGCTCCGCGCATCGCAGCGCACGCCAAGGCCGGCCAGTTCGTCGTCCTTCGCGTCAATGACGAAGGCGAGAGAATCCCTCTCACTATCGCCGACCACGACGTCGAAAAGGGCCTCATCCGCCTCATCTTCCAGGTAGTCGGCAAGACGACCGCGGAAATGTCCACGTTAAACGTAGGCGACGCCATCCAGGACATCTCAGGCCCGCTGGGCACGCCGAGCGAGATCGAGAACTTCGGCACAGTGCTCATGGTAGGCGGCGGAGTCGGCATCGCGGCGCTCTTCCCCATCATCAAGGCGCTGAAGCAGGCCGGAAACAAAGTCATCACCATCCTTGGCGGACGCACCTCAGACCTCGTCATCATGAAAGACGAATGCGCCAAATACTCCGATGAACTCATTATCACCACCGACGACGGCTCAGAGGGTATGAAGGGCGTAGTCACCGAAGCCATGAAAATGATAGTCGAGCGCGGCGAAAAGATCGACCGCAGCTGGTGCATCGGCCCCTCCATCATGATGAAGTTCGGCACAAAGGCCGCAAAAGAACTCGGCCTTCCGATATGGGTCTCCCTCAACCCGCTCATGGTTGACGGAACGGGCATGTGCGGCTGCTGCCGCGTCACCGTAGACGGAAAAATATTCTTCGCCTGCGTCGACGGCCCCGAATTTGACGGCCACAAAGTGAACTGGGACGAGTTCATGAGCCGTCTGCGCCAGTATAAAGATGAAGAAAAAATATCCATGGACAAATACGAATCAGAAGTTGGTGAAAAGACATGGCTGTAA
- a CDS encoding Synerg-CTERM sorting domain-containing protein, which yields MKNISEKHIFSAIMITLFATAGIAWAAASGSVNTNQHYTEDTTITATSDDVEGNRKLYGIGSKTADDLTITVASGKTLNVNSTVAISTDRAYAVNNNGTGAINITADAVYNATGTNGAQARTIRKLASGAIVLNGVTQISATTSGKDGLAIGVDARNNGSITLNGSTKINAAGTDGGCPKGIYADAASITFNGAATEVLINGSSTGAQWFNALVTQNIGQVSFNTTETSFTTQNTGNYTAQSISITSPDDYVEFNSDKTTILTTGKSGATGLGGNGSVKFNRGDITIRSVISDGIGKTNAVGVLGNRVTVAEPVGNFNIIVEGSGIYNGDANNANGTAGVYCGEEQSLTVNNPKFNVSVTGGADTSKATADYSDSYGIRTNCGGVVNVSKNTDVAISVKDFIKAAIGVASDNGAYKEGGGHTAPYLNDEVRLLGNVNITAAGTAAGTLDESESKILASKSLAAAAVYGGKLTLGSEGKSVVLNGDVAAADKSSISITAGTVVIKGEKITADNAAIAITAGPSSQIETGSLSSTNNGAITLTLNGDWTDKGTYVVFKSEKPTPAESLKIEYGGAKGLSSARWNEARTEFILTCTGTEQIAPVKPIIPDGAKEEIRPTVAEISYVAKDASESEKTAKITEVAAAMPNVTASELIIDAAGTVVIETETAKKAAEKIILAGETLKTTLPIPVFKAPVEKGKIAASSFVLTGDQLGASVPADVKIMKYLGANKSAFFKYAAAAADFDDKCFTIFTHGTSVIAESIEKGARYDVTVFIKDGGEFDLDGIEGQITDPSAIITTEKTQQPQHNSSSGCNTGFGALALAALALLPTLRVKRNTNRKGW from the coding sequence ATGAAAAACATATCCGAAAAACATATTTTTTCAGCCATTATGATAACCTTATTTGCAACGGCGGGAATAGCCTGGGCGGCGGCAAGCGGCTCCGTCAACACAAACCAGCACTACACGGAAGACACCACCATCACGGCGACAAGCGATGATGTTGAGGGCAACAGAAAATTATACGGCATCGGAAGCAAAACAGCTGACGACCTCACGATAACCGTCGCCAGCGGCAAGACGCTGAATGTCAACTCCACTGTCGCAATATCCACCGACAGAGCATACGCCGTCAACAACAACGGCACAGGGGCCATAAACATCACAGCGGACGCGGTTTACAACGCGACGGGGACAAACGGAGCGCAGGCGCGCACAATTAGAAAACTCGCCTCGGGAGCTATCGTGTTAAACGGCGTCACTCAAATCTCAGCCACAACATCAGGAAAGGACGGCTTGGCTATTGGTGTAGACGCAAGAAACAACGGGTCAATAACATTAAACGGCAGTACTAAAATCAACGCAGCTGGAACAGATGGAGGATGCCCCAAAGGCATTTACGCCGACGCAGCGTCCATTACGTTCAACGGAGCTGCCACAGAGGTACTTATTAACGGTAGCAGCACAGGCGCACAGTGGTTTAATGCTCTGGTCACACAAAATATAGGACAGGTCTCTTTCAACACAACGGAAACATCCTTCACCACACAAAACACAGGAAACTATACGGCGCAGAGCATCAGTATCACGTCGCCCGACGATTACGTCGAATTCAACAGCGATAAAACAACGATCCTTACAACCGGCAAGAGTGGCGCGACGGGGCTAGGCGGCAATGGTAGTGTAAAATTCAATAGAGGGGACATTACCATCCGCTCCGTAATTTCCGACGGCATCGGCAAAACAAATGCGGTCGGAGTGCTTGGCAATCGTGTGACAGTTGCGGAGCCAGTAGGTAATTTCAATATAATAGTTGAAGGGTCCGGCATATATAACGGAGACGCCAATAACGCAAACGGTACGGCGGGTGTTTACTGCGGCGAGGAGCAAAGCCTTACCGTCAATAATCCAAAATTTAACGTCAGCGTAACAGGCGGGGCAGATACTTCCAAGGCGACGGCTGATTACAGCGACAGCTATGGCATCAGAACAAACTGCGGGGGCGTCGTAAACGTATCAAAAAATACTGACGTCGCCATATCCGTTAAAGACTTCATAAAAGCGGCGATAGGTGTAGCGTCCGACAATGGAGCCTACAAAGAGGGAGGGGGACATACCGCTCCTTACCTCAACGACGAAGTCCGGCTGCTTGGCAATGTAAACATAACCGCGGCTGGAACGGCAGCCGGAACACTGGACGAATCCGAAAGCAAAATTTTAGCAAGCAAGTCTCTTGCGGCGGCGGCCGTCTACGGCGGAAAACTGACGCTTGGCTCGGAGGGAAAGTCCGTCGTGCTAAACGGCGATGTGGCTGCGGCCGATAAATCTTCAATCTCCATCACAGCCGGTACAGTCGTCATAAAAGGCGAAAAAATAACGGCCGACAACGCAGCGATCGCAATCACGGCCGGCCCTTCGTCACAAATAGAGACCGGCTCGCTCTCTTCCACAAACAACGGCGCGATAACGCTCACGCTGAACGGAGACTGGACAGACAAAGGAACATACGTCGTATTCAAATCAGAGAAGCCTACGCCGGCTGAGAGCCTTAAAATCGAATACGGCGGAGCAAAGGGGCTCTCGTCCGCAAGATGGAACGAGGCTCGCACAGAATTTATCCTCACCTGCACCGGGACGGAGCAGATAGCTCCGGTAAAGCCGATTATCCCAGACGGCGCAAAAGAAGAGATACGCCCCACTGTCGCGGAGATCTCTTACGTCGCTAAAGACGCCTCCGAAAGCGAAAAAACGGCAAAAATCACAGAGGTGGCGGCCGCCATGCCAAACGTCACCGCCTCGGAACTTATCATCGACGCCGCTGGAACAGTCGTCATTGAAACAGAAACGGCAAAAAAAGCCGCAGAAAAAATCATCTTAGCTGGCGAAACGCTGAAAACCACTCTGCCAATACCGGTCTTCAAAGCCCCCGTAGAAAAAGGTAAAATAGCCGCCTCCTCGTTCGTCCTTACGGGAGACCAGCTTGGCGCAAGCGTGCCCGCCGATGTAAAAATCATGAAATATCTTGGAGCCAACAAAAGCGCCTTCTTCAAATACGCCGCCGCTGCCGCGGACTTCGACGATAAATGCTTCACCATCTTCACACACGGCACAAGCGTAATAGCGGAATCCATAGAAAAAGGCGCGCGGTACGACGTAACCGTATTCATCAAAGACGGCGGAGAGTTCGACCTGGACGGTATAGAAGGCCAGATAACAGACCCGTCGGCCATAATAACGACAGAAAAAACACAGCAGCCGCAGCACAACAGCTCAAGCGGCTGCAACACAGGCTTCGGAGCGCTCGCTTTGGCAGCCCTAGCCCTGCTTCCAACGCTTCGTGTAAAACGCAATACAAACAGAAAAGGTTGGTGA
- a CDS encoding Synerg-CTERM sorting domain-containing protein codes for MKHIPRKHFFIGVIIALFTMLGCAWSLDNNYDNGGNLALLDVVNNGLYKPNTAGTNTLNITGALGSAATPDAKNFKIYGAQGNEAGDSNLSINWGTSKLYTNGIVQFLGGGQNSALGNSTLNFNSEAGSELYASNGSGQKTLLLAGGPEGGTVRGNTLLNISGSLGATNDVYYVKAAAAGLINNDSAASSIVVEGDSRVLFNADWKVGGGTALLAGPMIQKTGAASGIVKGTASIVVDGKGAVREMWAAGALLNLGAPTLSVKSTNIELKNGLVDDSVFAGAEVWTKGTATVLGDTNITVSNAEMGQNNGRARLWGGHDIEVEGGKGYVNGSTNITVTGGKNIKYIFGGGMSWNGKTAATESIVKGNSNITLLGNNGLAALSPDAMIFAGGRKGNESAALATVQGDAFITFKDINDAAFKGHLSGQGTNGDYKIDGYTDSVLGDSNLVFDNVSADFSQAEIKNFDVITLTPGTQVKLGKIELTPGLTIKLTGDWAGRGTVTVLTASTEGEIFSRDETSATGITASKVSYDEATHTYTLVLSCPSVTKEAPVKPTLPIGTPEGITAAKPGLAYIDPADEKEKEETVNMLLSAIKPGTLTSADLTVNEETQLLQASPSTAKSAAEQALKDKGLTAPVTAVRPLPIFTITSEDVTTAGTVVAVAFDLKGSEFKAESPELLQIVKIISSSSGKFFKYAAKASDFGDGAFTVQDASDNIFTGKFEADRTYRLVLFIKDNGDFDLMSEERAILDPAAMIATEAPKPSGSSGSSSSSGCNTGFGALALVALALLPALRGKKR; via the coding sequence ATGAAACATATTCCACGAAAACACTTTTTTATCGGCGTCATCATCGCTCTATTTACAATGCTGGGCTGCGCGTGGAGTCTCGACAATAATTATGATAATGGAGGAAATCTAGCCCTCCTAGATGTTGTGAACAACGGCCTCTACAAACCAAATACAGCAGGAACCAACACGTTGAACATAACCGGCGCGCTTGGAAGCGCCGCCACTCCTGACGCAAAGAATTTTAAAATCTATGGCGCACAAGGTAACGAAGCCGGCGATTCAAATCTGAGCATCAACTGGGGAACATCAAAACTATATACAAACGGCATCGTTCAATTCCTCGGAGGCGGACAGAACAGCGCCCTTGGCAATTCGACTCTTAATTTCAACTCAGAGGCGGGTTCAGAACTCTACGCGTCCAACGGCTCGGGGCAAAAAACACTACTGCTCGCGGGAGGGCCGGAAGGCGGGACTGTACGCGGTAACACTCTATTAAACATCAGTGGCTCTCTTGGAGCTACGAACGATGTCTATTACGTTAAGGCGGCGGCGGCCGGTTTGATCAACAACGACAGCGCCGCTAGTTCAATAGTAGTTGAAGGCGACAGCCGCGTATTATTTAACGCTGATTGGAAAGTCGGAGGAGGCACAGCCTTACTGGCCGGACCAATGATCCAAAAAACCGGTGCCGCCAGCGGCATCGTTAAGGGGACAGCAAGTATTGTCGTGGACGGCAAGGGGGCCGTTAGGGAAATGTGGGCGGCAGGCGCTCTGCTAAATCTCGGCGCCCCGACCCTCAGTGTCAAGTCAACAAACATAGAACTAAAAAACGGCTTAGTAGATGACAGCGTTTTCGCGGGCGCGGAGGTCTGGACTAAGGGCACCGCGACAGTGCTGGGCGACACCAATATCACCGTCTCTAATGCCGAAATGGGGCAAAACAACGGTCGAGCCAGGCTGTGGGGCGGACATGACATTGAAGTCGAAGGCGGAAAAGGATACGTCAACGGCAGCACGAACATCACCGTAACCGGTGGCAAAAATATCAAGTACATCTTTGGCGGCGGAATGAGCTGGAATGGAAAGACAGCCGCCACTGAATCCATCGTTAAAGGCAACAGTAATATAACGCTGCTCGGGAACAACGGGCTGGCCGCCCTATCGCCTGATGCTATGATTTTTGCCGGAGGCAGGAAAGGCAACGAATCTGCCGCGCTTGCCACAGTGCAGGGCGACGCCTTTATAACATTTAAAGACATCAATGACGCCGCGTTCAAAGGGCATCTCTCAGGCCAAGGTACAAACGGAGATTATAAAATAGACGGCTACACCGACTCCGTACTGGGCGACTCCAATCTTGTCTTTGACAACGTATCAGCAGATTTTTCACAGGCGGAAATTAAAAATTTTGACGTGATCACACTCACCCCCGGAACACAGGTGAAACTCGGGAAGATAGAACTCACGCCTGGGCTTACCATTAAACTCACCGGCGACTGGGCGGGCAGAGGAACGGTCACAGTTCTCACAGCCTCTACCGAAGGCGAAATATTCTCGCGGGACGAAACAAGCGCCACAGGCATTACAGCAAGCAAAGTCTCCTACGACGAAGCAACGCACACATACACCCTAGTGCTTTCCTGCCCATCCGTCACAAAAGAAGCTCCTGTAAAGCCGACTCTTCCTATCGGCACGCCTGAGGGCATAACCGCCGCCAAGCCGGGCCTAGCATATATTGACCCTGCCGACGAGAAAGAAAAAGAAGAGACCGTCAATATGCTGCTATCCGCCATAAAGCCCGGTACTCTCACATCCGCGGATTTAACAGTCAACGAGGAAACGCAGCTTCTTCAGGCCTCCCCGAGCACGGCAAAATCGGCGGCAGAACAGGCGCTCAAGGATAAAGGACTGACTGCTCCAGTCACGGCCGTTCGCCCGTTGCCGATCTTCACGATAACAAGTGAAGACGTCACAACAGCCGGAACGGTAGTAGCCGTAGCCTTTGACCTTAAAGGCAGCGAGTTCAAGGCGGAATCGCCAGAACTCCTGCAAATCGTGAAGATAATATCTTCCTCCTCCGGCAAATTCTTCAAATACGCCGCAAAAGCCTCGGACTTCGGCGACGGCGCATTCACAGTGCAGGACGCAAGCGATAATATCTTCACTGGAAAATTTGAAGCGGATAGAACATACAGGCTCGTGCTCTTCATCAAAGACAACGGGGATTTCGACCTGATGAGTGAAGAGCGGGCGATACTGGACCCAGCCGCAATGATAGCGACAGAAGCACCGAAGCCAAGCGGATCTAGCGGCTCTAGCAGCTCCAGCGGATGTAACACAGGCTTCGGAGCGCTCGCTTTGGTAGCCCTAGCCCTGCTTCCGGCGCTTCGAGGTAAAAAGAGGTAA
- a CDS encoding VIT1/CCC1 family protein codes for MSPEVLAAIKTMQLNEVTEHLIYARMAARAKGENANLLAQISADELRHAEIWSRYTGEMPKPGIFKMLLYRVCGLIFGLTFVINLMEEGEAKAQLEYSEIAKSAPEALQIYEDEERHEEMLIGMVDDERLKYISSMVLGINDALVELTGALAGFTFALGNSTVICMAGFITGSAATLSMAASEYLSKKNDPHERHPLKAAVYTGLAYMFAVCMLLMPYTFIGSPIMALGGCLFNAAIVIMLFTFYVSVVRKEPFMPAFTEMICISFGVAALSFLIGWGAQKMLGITM; via the coding sequence ATGTCACCTGAAGTTCTTGCGGCGATAAAAACTATGCAGCTCAACGAGGTCACGGAACATTTGATTTATGCGCGGATGGCGGCGCGCGCGAAGGGAGAGAACGCGAATCTGCTGGCGCAGATATCGGCGGACGAGCTGCGCCACGCTGAGATATGGAGCAGGTATACGGGGGAGATGCCGAAGCCCGGGATTTTTAAGATGCTGCTCTATCGTGTGTGCGGACTTATCTTCGGGCTTACGTTCGTTATAAACCTGATGGAGGAGGGCGAGGCCAAGGCTCAGCTTGAGTATTCGGAGATAGCGAAGTCCGCGCCCGAGGCGCTCCAGATATACGAGGACGAGGAGCGTCACGAAGAGATGCTCATTGGCATGGTGGACGACGAAAGGCTGAAGTATATAAGCTCGATGGTGCTGGGCATTAATGACGCGCTGGTGGAGCTTACGGGCGCGCTTGCCGGCTTTACCTTCGCGCTGGGCAACTCGACCGTTATCTGTATGGCCGGCTTTATCACAGGAAGCGCGGCCACTCTTTCTATGGCCGCGTCGGAATATCTTTCAAAAAAGAACGATCCGCATGAGCGCCACCCGCTGAAGGCGGCCGTATATACCGGCCTTGCCTACATGTTCGCGGTATGTATGCTGCTTATGCCCTATACTTTTATAGGTTCTCCGATAATGGCGCTTGGCGGTTGTCTTTTCAACGCCGCTATCGTCATCATGCTGTTTACTTTTTACGTCTCGGTGGTGCGCAAGGAGCCGTTTATGCCGGCCTTTACGGAGATGATATGTATAAGCTTCGGAGTAGCCGCGCTCTCTTTCCTGATAGGCTGGGGCGCGCAGAAGATGCTGGGGATAACGATGTAA